One genomic region from Kamptonema formosum PCC 6407 encodes:
- a CDS encoding DUF697 domain-containing protein, which yields MSKQTEAEAIIRSHVLWAMGGGLIPIPLVDFVAVTAIQLEMLQQIAAVYDVSYSKSMGKTFVSALTGTSLASLGASFLKALPGLGTMIGGASMAIASGASTYAVGQVAINLFSSGGSLNNFVEEQVKTVYDSAFEKGKSYVSDLENEKGNDAANIYQSLEKLGKLKEQGILTEEEFLAKKQELLSRL from the coding sequence AAGCCGAGGCGATTATTAGATCCCATGTATTGTGGGCAATGGGTGGTGGGTTAATCCCAATCCCACTGGTTGATTTTGTTGCTGTCACTGCTATTCAACTGGAAATGCTCCAGCAAATTGCCGCTGTTTACGATGTTAGCTATTCTAAGAGCATGGGCAAAACATTTGTTTCAGCGCTTACAGGTACTAGCCTTGCTAGTCTGGGGGCGAGTTTTCTCAAAGCACTTCCTGGTTTGGGTACGATGATTGGTGGAGCATCGATGGCGATCGCTTCTGGTGCTTCGACTTATGCAGTCGGACAGGTTGCGATCAATCTTTTCTCTAGCGGTGGTTCCCTGAATAACTTTGTTGAAGAACAAGTGAAAACGGTTTATGATTCAGCCTTTGAGAAAGGCAAAAGTTATGTTTCAGATTTAGAAAATGAAAAGGGGAATGATGCTGCTAATATTTATCAGTCTCTCGAAAAACTGGGTAAGTTGAAAGAGCAAGGCATTCTCACGGAAGAAGAATTTCTTGCCAAGAAGCAAGAACTACTGTCTCGACTTTAA